In Streptomyces seoulensis, the following are encoded in one genomic region:
- a CDS encoding phosphotransferase enzyme family protein: MDEARARAVLAGAKVLPPVTDARLLALGENAVFAAGDLVVKVGRDAELLDRARRELAVAGWLAESGVPAVRAAEPEPLLVDGHPVTVWHRLPDAVRPAEPRDLAELLRLVHALPAPPVPLPPRELLGGVERWLRLAGDAIDPEDAACLRARRDGFASAAAALTPRLTPGPIHGDALPRNVHIGPDGPVLVDLETFSADLREHDLVVMALSRDRYGLPAEAYDAFTSAYGWDVREWDGCSVLRGARETASCAWVAQHAPANPKALAEFERRVASLRDGDESVRWYPF, translated from the coding sequence ATGGACGAGGCACGGGCGCGGGCGGTACTGGCCGGGGCGAAGGTGCTGCCCCCGGTGACGGACGCGCGCCTCCTCGCCCTGGGCGAGAACGCCGTGTTCGCCGCCGGGGATCTGGTCGTGAAGGTCGGCCGGGACGCCGAACTGCTCGACCGGGCCCGCCGCGAGCTGGCCGTGGCCGGCTGGCTGGCCGAGTCCGGGGTCCCCGCCGTGCGCGCGGCCGAGCCCGAACCGCTGCTGGTCGACGGCCACCCGGTGACCGTCTGGCACCGGCTGCCCGACGCCGTGCGCCCCGCCGAACCCCGCGACCTGGCCGAGCTGCTGCGGCTGGTGCACGCGCTGCCCGCTCCCCCGGTGCCGCTGCCGCCCCGCGAGCTGCTGGGCGGGGTGGAGCGCTGGCTGCGGCTCGCGGGTGACGCGATCGACCCCGAGGACGCGGCCTGTCTGCGCGCCCGCCGCGACGGCTTCGCCTCGGCCGCCGCCGCGCTGACCCCCCGTCTGACGCCCGGCCCGATCCACGGGGACGCGCTGCCCCGCAATGTGCACATCGGCCCGGACGGCCCGGTCCTGGTGGACCTGGAGACCTTCTCCGCCGACCTGCGCGAGCACGACCTCGTGGTGATGGCCCTCTCCCGCGACCGCTACGGCCTGCCCGCCGAGGCGTACGACGCCTTCACCTCGGCCTACGGCTGGGACGTGCGCGAGTGGGACGGCTGCTCGGTGCTGCGAGGCGCCCGCGAGACGGCGAGCTGCGCCTGGGTCGCCCAGCACGCCCCGGCCAACCCCA